One segment of Radiobacillus kanasensis DNA contains the following:
- the hutI gene encoding imidazolonepropionase — MTLQVDTLLINIGQLLPMKANGPKKGKEMGSLEVIEHAALGIKDEKVVFYGTMEEASHIKSKEQIDCQNKLVTPGLVDPHTHLVFGGSREHEMALKQQGVPYLDILKNGGGILSTVEATRNTSLEDLIDKAKPHLNRILSYGVTTMEAKSGYGLDPETELKQLEAIRALNQDHVLDIVSTFLGAHAIPASQKDDPDGFLDEMARMFEEIKEKNLAEYVDIFTETGVFTVEQSRRFLQRAKDYGFGLKIHADEIDPLGGAELAAELDAISADHLVGTSDEGIKRMAQAGTIAVLLPGTTFYLGKETYARAIEMIQQDNAVALATDFNPGSCPTENIQLIMSLAALRLKMTPEEIWHAVTVNAAHAIGRGDQAGQLTVGRKADVVIWDAANYLYIPYHYGVNHVHAVLKNGKVVYKRGNGVERLSFS, encoded by the coding sequence ATGACACTTCAAGTAGATACGTTACTAATAAATATTGGACAGTTATTACCGATGAAGGCAAATGGCCCTAAGAAAGGCAAAGAAATGGGGTCTCTTGAAGTAATCGAACATGCTGCACTAGGTATTAAAGATGAAAAGGTCGTTTTTTACGGGACGATGGAAGAAGCCAGTCATATAAAAAGCAAAGAACAAATCGATTGCCAGAATAAGCTAGTAACACCTGGTTTAGTAGATCCCCACACCCATCTTGTATTTGGTGGGTCAAGAGAACACGAAATGGCTCTTAAACAACAAGGTGTACCCTATCTAGATATCTTAAAAAATGGTGGTGGTATTCTTTCAACAGTTGAAGCAACTCGGAATACTTCTTTAGAGGATCTGATTGATAAAGCTAAACCCCATCTAAACAGGATATTATCCTATGGCGTAACGACCATGGAAGCCAAAAGTGGGTATGGATTGGATCCTGAAACAGAGTTAAAACAACTTGAGGCCATACGTGCATTAAACCAGGACCATGTTCTAGATATTGTTTCCACTTTTCTTGGAGCGCATGCCATTCCTGCTTCACAAAAGGATGATCCAGATGGATTCTTAGATGAAATGGCCAGGATGTTTGAAGAAATAAAAGAAAAAAACTTAGCTGAATATGTGGATATATTTACGGAAACTGGTGTTTTTACCGTTGAACAATCGCGAAGATTTTTACAAAGAGCTAAAGATTACGGGTTTGGACTTAAAATCCATGCCGATGAGATTGACCCGCTTGGTGGCGCAGAGCTTGCTGCAGAGCTAGATGCCATCTCTGCAGATCATCTCGTAGGGACTTCTGATGAAGGAATAAAAAGAATGGCACAAGCTGGAACAATCGCAGTACTTTTGCCAGGAACAACCTTTTATCTTGGTAAAGAGACTTACGCACGCGCAATAGAGATGATTCAACAGGACAATGCTGTGGCGCTTGCTACGGACTTTAACCCAGGGAGCTGTCCGACAGAAAATATTCAACTCATCATGTCACTAGCAGCTCTTCGGTTAAAGATGACCCCAGAAGAAATTTGGCATGCCGTAACTGTAAATGCAGCCCATGCTATAGGGCGTGGCGATCAGGCAGGTCAACTTACTGTCGGTCGAAAGGCAGATGTAGTAATATGGGATGCGGCCAATTATTTATACATCCCTTATCATTACGGTGTCAACCATGTTCATGCAGTACTTAAAAATGGAAAAGTTGTTTATAAAAGGGGGAATGGCGTTGAAAGATTATCCTTTTCTTGA
- the hutU gene encoding urocanate hydratase: MSTKSSRVIRAHRGTDLDCKGWEQEAVLRMLSNNLDPEVAENPEELIVYGGIGKAARNWEAFDAIVEQLKDLENNETLLIQSGKPVGRFRTHESAPRVLLSNSVLVPKWANWEHFHELDKKGLMMYGQMTAGSWIYIGSQGILQGTYETFAEIARKHFNGSLRGTITLTAGLGGMGGAQPLAITMNEGVAICVEVDQSRIEKRLKTKYVDRMTDSLEEALLWADEAKQKEEPLSIGLVGNAAEVHHDILKRGISIDIVTDQTSAHDPLNGYIPIHLSLDEATQLRKEKPNDYVKLASTSMKKHVDAMLGFQKNGSIVFDYGNNIRQVAKDEGLEHAFDFPGFVPAYIRPLFCEGKGPFRWVALSGDPEDIYRTDRLIKELFPENEALIRWIDMAQDKVEFQGLPSRICWLGYGERMKMGLEINRLVRNGELKAPIVIGRDHLDCGSVASPNRETESMLDGSDAVGDWAILNALVNTAAGGSWISVHHGGGVGMGYSLHAGMVVVADGTDLATERLERVLTTDPGMGIVRHADAGYEKAKQVAKEKDVIVPMLDNE; the protein is encoded by the coding sequence ATGTCAACAAAATCAAGTAGAGTGATTCGTGCACATAGAGGAACGGATTTGGACTGTAAAGGATGGGAACAGGAAGCGGTATTACGTATGCTTTCCAATAACCTAGATCCTGAAGTAGCAGAGAATCCAGAAGAATTAATTGTTTACGGTGGAATTGGAAAAGCAGCGCGAAACTGGGAGGCTTTCGATGCTATTGTAGAGCAATTAAAAGACTTGGAGAATAATGAAACTTTACTGATTCAATCTGGTAAACCTGTTGGTCGTTTTAGAACCCATGAAAGTGCACCGCGTGTTTTATTGTCCAATTCGGTACTTGTACCAAAATGGGCAAATTGGGAGCATTTCCATGAACTAGATAAAAAAGGCTTGATGATGTATGGACAGATGACTGCCGGTAGTTGGATTTATATTGGTTCACAAGGAATCTTACAAGGAACGTATGAAACCTTTGCAGAAATTGCCCGAAAACATTTCAACGGTAGTTTAAGAGGCACTATAACATTAACGGCCGGGCTCGGAGGTATGGGTGGTGCACAACCACTTGCCATTACGATGAATGAAGGGGTTGCCATTTGTGTAGAAGTAGACCAATCCAGAATTGAAAAACGATTAAAAACAAAATATGTGGATCGTATGACAGATTCCTTAGAGGAAGCCTTACTATGGGCAGATGAGGCTAAACAGAAGGAGGAACCATTATCTATTGGACTAGTAGGAAATGCTGCGGAAGTTCATCATGACATTTTAAAACGTGGTATTTCAATAGATATTGTGACGGATCAAACCTCCGCACATGATCCTTTAAACGGGTACATCCCTATCCATCTATCATTGGATGAGGCGACACAACTGCGAAAAGAAAAGCCTAATGATTACGTGAAGCTCGCATCCACCAGCATGAAAAAACACGTGGATGCAATGCTAGGTTTTCAAAAGAATGGGTCTATTGTTTTTGATTATGGGAACAACATTCGTCAAGTCGCGAAGGATGAAGGATTAGAACATGCCTTTGATTTTCCTGGCTTCGTACCAGCCTATATTCGACCTTTGTTTTGTGAAGGAAAAGGGCCGTTCCGTTGGGTTGCCTTGTCTGGTGATCCGGAAGATATTTACCGAACCGACCGCTTAATCAAGGAGCTATTCCCAGAAAACGAAGCTCTTATCCGTTGGATAGATATGGCGCAAGACAAAGTAGAGTTCCAGGGCCTTCCCTCCAGAATTTGCTGGTTAGGCTATGGAGAACGAATGAAAATGGGGTTAGAAATAAATCGCCTTGTTCGGAATGGAGAATTAAAAGCGCCGATCGTTATTGGACGTGATCACTTAGATTGCGGGTCTGTTGCCTCTCCAAACAGAGAAACAGAATCGATGTTAGATGGCAGCGACGCTGTGGGAGACTGGGCCATTTTAAATGCACTCGTTAATACCGCTGCCGGAGGAAGTTGGATATCCGTTCATCATGGTGGAGGTGTCGGGATGGGCTATTCCTTGCATGCTGGAATGGTTGTCGTTGCGGATGGGACAGATTTAGCAACGGAAAGACTCGAACGCGTCCTAACTACTGATCCTGGAATGGGAATTGTACGCCACGCAGATGCCGGATATGAAAAGGCTAAACAAGTAGCCAAGGAAAAAGACGTCATCGTACCAATGTTGGATAACGAGTAA
- the hutG gene encoding formimidoylglutamase: MALKDYPFLDTPNTPYHDRYIQKIGDIIQPWDGDPINGYGIIGAPLSKSSISHSGAAFAPGTIRKSLSGFTTYSIEEDIDLNQLVISDLGDITMHVTDIVHSQNRIYETMKHLLMKNPSWKPILLGGDHSVSFPSIKAFSEVKGSVGVIQFDAHHDLRNLEDGGPCNGTPFRSLLESASIDGNHLIQIGIRDFSNSKAYRTYGEDNGVTMYTMKDVRERSILDVIDEGIKKLRNTVDVIYVSVDMDVLDQAHAPGCPAIGPGGMDSATLLQAITHLARHEKVLAIDLVEVDPTLDFRDITSRAAAHVILHYLKGKFM; the protein is encoded by the coding sequence ATGGCGTTGAAAGATTATCCTTTTCTTGATACCCCTAACACCCCTTATCATGATCGTTACATCCAAAAGATTGGCGACATCATTCAACCATGGGACGGCGACCCTATTAATGGCTATGGAATAATAGGTGCGCCTCTCTCTAAATCATCGATTAGTCATTCTGGGGCAGCATTTGCCCCAGGCACTATTCGTAAAAGTTTATCTGGATTCACCACTTATTCCATAGAGGAAGATATTGATCTAAACCAGCTCGTCATTTCCGACCTTGGCGATATAACCATGCATGTAACAGATATTGTCCACTCTCAAAATAGGATATATGAAACGATGAAACATCTTCTGATGAAGAACCCTTCTTGGAAACCAATCTTGCTTGGTGGCGATCACTCCGTAAGCTTCCCTAGTATCAAAGCTTTCTCCGAGGTAAAGGGAAGTGTCGGTGTCATTCAGTTCGATGCCCATCATGATCTCCGTAACTTAGAAGACGGCGGCCCATGTAATGGAACGCCATTTCGAAGCTTACTAGAATCCGCCTCAATCGATGGAAATCATTTAATACAAATCGGAATTCGTGATTTTTCAAACAGTAAAGCATATCGAACATATGGAGAAGATAATGGGGTAACGATGTACACGATGAAAGATGTTCGAGAAAGGTCTATTCTCGATGTGATAGACGAAGGAATAAAAAAACTGCGCAATACGGTCGATGTTATTTATGTATCTGTTGATATGGATGTACTAGATCAAGCACATGCACCCGGCTGTCCAGCCATCGGCCCCGGTGGAATGGATAGTGCAACATTACTACAGGCGATCACCCACTTAGCTAGACATGAGAAAGTACTGGCCATTGATCTTGTAGAAGTGGATCCAACACTAGATTTTAGGGATATAACAAGTCGTGCTGCTGCACACGTCATCCTTCATTATTTGAAAGGGAAGTTCATGTAA
- the phnC gene encoding phosphonate ABC transporter ATP-binding protein, which translates to MEANMLELNQVTVHYNGIHTPALSNINLSFKQGEFVCILGRSGAGKSTLLRTINGLHLPNDGDIIWQNTRLKQKNQEELRKIRREMGMIFQHFNLVPRLTVLQNVLMGLLGYRSTLKNLIGWFHKREVQHAMQVISDVGLTEQMHRRVERLSGGQKQRVGIARSLLQEPKLLLGDEPVSSLDPGTANHIFQLLMQLHEQHKLLTIVNVHDIPLAKRYATRFIALKDGKVIFDGKPTDFLDEHFKDTYETNSYSRPSTMGLTK; encoded by the coding sequence ATGGAAGCAAATATGCTTGAATTAAATCAGGTTACGGTCCATTATAATGGGATTCATACACCGGCTTTATCCAATATTAATTTATCCTTCAAACAAGGAGAATTTGTCTGCATTCTTGGAAGAAGCGGTGCTGGAAAATCAACTCTGTTACGAACGATAAATGGGTTGCACTTACCTAATGATGGAGATATTATTTGGCAAAACACTAGACTTAAACAGAAGAACCAAGAGGAGCTAAGAAAAATACGACGAGAGATGGGAATGATTTTTCAACATTTCAACCTTGTCCCTCGTTTAACGGTTTTACAAAATGTGCTAATGGGACTATTGGGTTATCGGTCTACTCTAAAAAACCTGATTGGGTGGTTTCATAAACGAGAGGTTCAACATGCCATGCAAGTTATTTCTGATGTTGGTCTCACAGAACAGATGCATCGTCGTGTGGAAAGGTTAAGTGGAGGACAAAAGCAGCGGGTTGGTATTGCCCGTTCTCTTCTTCAAGAACCCAAGCTCCTGCTCGGTGATGAACCTGTTTCAAGTTTAGATCCTGGCACAGCCAACCATATCTTTCAATTGTTGATGCAATTACATGAACAGCACAAGCTGCTAACCATTGTTAATGTTCATGACATACCGTTAGCAAAAAGATATGCAACAAGGTTTATCGCATTAAAGGATGGAAAAGTCATTTTTGATGGAAAGCCTACTGACTTTTTAGATGAACATTTTAAAGATACGTATGAGACAAATTCTTACTCTAGACCAAGTACGATGGGTCTAACAAAATGA
- a CDS encoding Na+/H+ antiporter family protein gives MVVLSLFRVNVVLAILLAAIVAGLTGDLSITDTINMLVSGMGGQANTALSYILLGAFAVMIGYSGITGFLVKRLIKVIKGKRSIMLLTIAGVACLSQNLIPVHIAFIPILIPPLLSLFDKMKIDRRGVASALTFGLKAPYVMIPAGFGLIFHGIISDEMAANGMNIALGDVALAMLLPGIGMIVGLLFAVFISYRKDREPNTAVGLEKETMNESAATIEDVRFSTKHLFTIIAIVAALAAQLISDSLVLGALVGIIIMFACQVVPFKRGDTVVNEGIGMMGMIAFVMLIASGYATILKETGAVESLVASTSESLGDSKLLVATVLILVGLVITMGIGSSFGTIPIIAALYVPLCATVGFSPLATAALIGTAGALGDAGSPASDSTLGPTSGLNADGKHHHIWDTCVPTFLHYNIPLVLFGIIAAMVL, from the coding sequence ATGGTGGTCTTGAGTCTGTTTAGAGTGAACGTTGTACTGGCCATTTTACTTGCGGCTATTGTAGCAGGACTTACAGGGGATCTATCGATAACGGATACTATTAACATGCTTGTATCAGGCATGGGTGGACAGGCAAATACGGCATTAAGTTATATTCTCCTTGGTGCATTTGCTGTTATGATAGGATATTCGGGTATTACTGGCTTCCTAGTAAAACGGTTAATCAAAGTAATTAAAGGAAAGCGATCGATTATGCTCCTAACGATTGCAGGTGTCGCCTGTTTATCACAGAATTTAATTCCAGTTCATATCGCTTTTATTCCTATTCTTATCCCACCGTTACTTTCGCTCTTTGACAAAATGAAAATTGACCGCCGAGGTGTTGCTTCCGCACTAACTTTCGGTCTTAAAGCCCCATACGTTATGATTCCAGCAGGGTTTGGACTAATCTTCCATGGAATTATATCAGACGAGATGGCTGCAAACGGAATGAATATTGCACTAGGAGATGTAGCACTAGCTATGTTACTACCAGGTATCGGCATGATTGTCGGATTACTATTTGCTGTATTCATTTCTTATCGAAAAGATAGAGAACCGAATACTGCAGTCGGTTTAGAGAAAGAAACCATGAACGAGTCGGCAGCAACAATAGAAGATGTTAGATTTTCTACGAAGCATTTATTTACCATAATTGCCATTGTTGCAGCTCTTGCTGCACAGCTTATCTCTGATTCTCTAGTGCTTGGTGCATTAGTTGGAATCATCATCATGTTTGCTTGTCAAGTGGTACCTTTTAAAAGAGGAGATACTGTTGTAAATGAAGGTATTGGGATGATGGGGATGATTGCATTTGTCATGCTCATCGCCTCAGGTTATGCCACTATTCTAAAGGAAACCGGCGCAGTAGAATCATTAGTTGCCTCCACATCCGAATCACTTGGAGATAGTAAACTTCTTGTCGCTACGGTATTGATTCTAGTTGGACTTGTGATAACGATGGGGATAGGTTCCTCATTTGGAACAATCCCAATTATTGCAGCTCTTTATGTACCATTGTGTGCCACTGTAGGTTTTTCACCACTTGCAACGGCAGCTTTAATCGGGACAGCTGGAGCTCTCGGAGATGCTGGTTCCCCAGCGTCAGATAGTACTCTCGGTCCTACATCTGGTTTAAATGCTGATGGTAAGCACCATCACATTTGGGATACGTGTGTACCTACCTTCCTGCATTATAATATTCCGTTAGTTTTATTCGGGATTATAGCTGCGATGGTGTTATAA
- the phnE gene encoding phosphonate ABC transporter, permease protein PhnE, producing the protein MWFKRRSFFLILLLGIFIVISMNLTEFNLTKFQDSKNIVDFMNQWFPMNTSNFTEILMDSILTIAMAFLGSILGLIVALPISFLAARNTSPSKFLFHVARFLLSFIRSVPEIVFGLILLTAIGLGPFPAVLAMTFHNIGVLGKLISELMEAAEPGPLEAMKAVGAKRWLANIFGILPQIWPNVLSNYFYRFEVAIRTSLILGFIGGGGIGQRLFNDFKTFQYSSVSLDVCLIMVMVILVDLLGSYVRKKVI; encoded by the coding sequence ATGTGGTTTAAACGTCGTAGTTTTTTCTTAATTCTATTACTAGGAATCTTTATTGTGATAAGTATGAACTTAACAGAGTTTAATTTGACTAAATTTCAAGACTCTAAGAATATCGTTGACTTTATGAATCAATGGTTTCCAATGAATACTAGCAATTTTACAGAAATATTAATGGACAGTATCTTAACAATTGCTATGGCTTTTCTTGGGAGTATTTTGGGACTTATAGTGGCATTGCCAATTAGTTTTCTTGCAGCCAGAAATACATCCCCCTCCAAGTTTCTATTCCATGTCGCTCGGTTTCTTTTAAGTTTCATTAGATCCGTCCCAGAAATCGTATTTGGTTTAATTTTGTTAACAGCAATTGGATTAGGCCCTTTTCCAGCAGTATTAGCAATGACTTTTCACAACATTGGGGTTCTCGGAAAATTAATCTCTGAGTTGATGGAGGCAGCTGAGCCTGGTCCACTAGAAGCAATGAAAGCTGTTGGAGCAAAAAGGTGGTTGGCTAATATCTTTGGAATTTTACCTCAAATCTGGCCAAACGTTTTATCTAACTATTTTTATAGATTCGAGGTAGCAATTCGAACATCGTTAATATTAGGCTTTATTGGAGGTGGAGGTATAGGGCAACGTTTATTTAATGATTTCAAAACGTTCCAATATTCCTCCGTTTCCTTGGACGTCTGTCTTATTATGGTAATGGTTATCCTAGTCGATTTATTAGGAAGCTATGTTCGAAAGAAGGTCATTTAA
- the phnD gene encoding phosphate/phosphite/phosphonate ABC transporter substrate-binding protein has translation MKNWLYLLFICSVLVILAACNTSTDNSKEEKQLTGDESDKTEAFTIGVIPSQTEGAMENAMNKLQSILSEELGRKVKVDVYPNYNGVVEAMNYDKIDMAYLGPLTYVIAHAKSGAKAIVTQLIDGEPFYHSYIITHKDNSWDNLDELFNDPKKIDFAFGDPASTSGSLIPGIELKKRGVYQSEDKYKLNSARFTGSHDATALAVQNKQVDAGAIDSAIFNQLVESGKIKGDQIKKIWQSDKLFQYPWAVHKDTDQETITKLQEAFLNIKDKEILNAFGASAFTKASNEDYKSIKKAAEKEGFIKE, from the coding sequence ATGAAAAACTGGTTGTATCTACTCTTTATTTGTAGTGTGTTGGTGATATTAGCTGCATGTAACACTTCGACAGATAATTCAAAGGAGGAAAAGCAACTGACGGGGGATGAATCAGATAAAACAGAAGCATTTACTATTGGAGTTATCCCTTCTCAAACAGAGGGTGCAATGGAAAACGCGATGAATAAACTACAATCCATCTTGTCAGAAGAGTTAGGACGTAAAGTGAAAGTCGATGTGTATCCAAATTATAATGGGGTCGTAGAAGCAATGAATTATGACAAAATTGACATGGCTTACTTAGGACCACTCACATATGTCATTGCTCATGCAAAAAGTGGTGCAAAGGCTATTGTTACTCAATTAATTGACGGAGAGCCCTTTTACCACTCTTATATCATTACACATAAGGACAATTCATGGGACAATTTAGATGAATTATTTAACGATCCTAAAAAAATTGATTTTGCTTTCGGTGACCCTGCTTCTACTTCCGGATCTTTAATTCCTGGGATTGAATTAAAAAAACGTGGTGTCTATCAATCTGAAGATAAATATAAGCTAAACTCTGCTCGATTTACTGGTTCACATGATGCTACGGCATTGGCTGTGCAGAATAAGCAGGTGGATGCAGGTGCTATTGATAGTGCCATATTCAATCAGCTAGTTGAATCAGGAAAAATCAAGGGTGACCAAATTAAAAAAATATGGCAATCTGATAAGTTATTCCAATATCCTTGGGCCGTACACAAGGACACAGATCAAGAAACGATAACGAAACTACAGGAAGCCTTTTTAAATATAAAAGATAAAGAGATATTAAACGCTTTTGGTGCATCTGCGTTCACGAAAGCTAGTAATGAAGACTATAAAAGTATTAAAAAAGCTGCGGAAAAAGAAGGATTTATTAAAGAATAG